The Leucobacter rhizosphaerae genome includes a region encoding these proteins:
- the nucS gene encoding endonuclease NucS: MRIVVADCSVDYAGRLSAHLPRAQRVLMLKNDGSILVHSDGGSYKPLNWMSPPCTLAPLDLDEDQVAAGIVEAWEVTHKKTADKLVVSLFEVFHDSSHDLGVDPGLIKDGVEAHLQELLAEQIERVGDGHTLVRREYMTAIGPVDILARDADGGSIAIEIKRRGDIDGVEQLTRYLELMNRDPLLAPVQGIFAAQEIKPQARTLAEDRGIRCLVLDYDEMRGMEDKNTLF; this comes from the coding sequence GTGCGAATCGTTGTGGCTGACTGCTCTGTGGACTACGCGGGGCGACTCTCCGCGCACCTGCCTCGCGCGCAGCGGGTGCTCATGCTGAAGAACGACGGCAGCATCCTCGTGCACTCCGACGGCGGCTCCTACAAACCGCTCAACTGGATGAGCCCGCCGTGCACGCTCGCGCCGCTCGATCTCGACGAGGATCAGGTCGCCGCGGGCATCGTCGAGGCGTGGGAGGTCACGCACAAGAAGACCGCCGACAAGCTCGTGGTCTCTCTGTTCGAGGTGTTCCACGACAGCTCGCACGACCTCGGGGTCGATCCCGGACTCATCAAGGACGGTGTCGAGGCCCACCTCCAGGAGCTCCTCGCGGAGCAGATCGAACGCGTCGGCGACGGCCACACCCTCGTGCGCCGCGAGTACATGACCGCGATCGGCCCGGTCGACATCCTCGCCCGCGACGCGGACGGCGGATCGATCGCCATCGAGATCAAGCGCCGGGGTGACATCGACGGCGTGGAGCAGCTCACCCGGTACCTCGAGCTCATGAACCGGGATCCGCTGCTCGCCCCCGTGCAGGGCATCTTCGCGGCCCAGGAGATCAAGCCGCAGGCGCGGACATTGGCCGAGGATCGCGGGATCCGCTGCCTCGTGCTCGATTACGACGAGATGCGCGGCATGGAGGACAAGAACACCCTGTTCTGA